From Acidovorax sp. FHTAMBA, one genomic window encodes:
- a CDS encoding protein kinase produces the protein MSSPQHTPATIGKYRIERELGRGASGIVFLGLDGFRGRKVAIKQTHAHLLKQPELAERYRKLLRNEAALSGRLRHPNIVRLLDADEEALPPYLVLEYVDGQPLSDFATPDTLLPVPQVLDIAFKCCNALEYACHEGLVHRDIKPANLMLARGGDVKLTDFGAALSLRSDATQLSGLVGSPSYMSPEQVREQDLTHHSDMFSLAVVVYELLTGRRPFDGDTDFATLYKISHEAPTPPSLLRASLPAHVDEVLLRALAKEPADRFATWADFAQALLAAHRGLPRQRSQDTEAERFAALRALPFFADFHDVALWELMRLGSWRRLEQGTVLMRENTPGDSFCILIEGQVAVSRQGWNLSTLGPGVTLGEMTYLRPDNRTRTATAVAETEVLVLKVRNPALREASEDLQSRFDKAFIKLLVGRLIATNEQLAEWELVAAPGPAGG, from the coding sequence ATGTCCTCACCGCAGCACACCCCCGCCACCATCGGAAAGTACCGTATCGAACGCGAACTGGGCCGGGGCGCCAGCGGCATCGTTTTTTTGGGGCTGGATGGTTTCCGGGGCCGCAAAGTCGCCATCAAACAGACCCATGCCCACCTGCTCAAGCAGCCCGAGCTGGCCGAGCGCTACCGCAAGCTGCTGCGCAACGAGGCCGCGCTGTCGGGCCGCCTGCGTCACCCCAACATCGTGCGCCTGCTGGATGCCGATGAAGAAGCGCTGCCGCCGTATCTGGTGCTCGAATATGTGGACGGCCAGCCGCTGTCCGACTTTGCAACGCCCGACACCCTGCTGCCCGTGCCGCAGGTGCTGGACATCGCCTTCAAGTGCTGCAACGCGCTCGAATACGCCTGCCACGAGGGCCTGGTGCACCGCGACATCAAGCCCGCCAACCTCATGCTGGCGCGCGGCGGCGATGTGAAGCTGACCGACTTTGGCGCCGCCCTCTCTCTGCGCAGCGACGCGACGCAGCTCTCGGGCCTGGTCGGTTCGCCGTCGTACATGTCGCCCGAACAGGTGCGCGAGCAGGATCTCACCCACCACAGCGACATGTTCTCGCTGGCCGTGGTGGTGTACGAGCTGCTCACCGGCCGCCGCCCTTTTGATGGCGACACCGACTTCGCCACGCTCTACAAGATCAGCCACGAAGCCCCCACACCGCCCAGCCTGTTGCGCGCATCGCTGCCAGCGCATGTGGACGAGGTGCTGCTGCGCGCGCTGGCCAAGGAGCCCGCCGACCGCTTTGCCACCTGGGCCGACTTTGCCCAGGCGCTGCTGGCGGCCCACCGGGGCCTGCCGCGCCAGCGCTCGCAAGACACTGAGGCCGAGCGCTTTGCCGCCCTGCGTGCGCTGCCGTTTTTTGCAGACTTTCACGACGTCGCGCTGTGGGAGCTCATGCGCCTTGGCAGCTGGCGCCGGCTGGAGCAAGGCACCGTGCTGATGCGCGAGAACACGCCCGGCGACTCGTTTTGCATCCTCATCGAAGGCCAGGTGGCCGTCAGCCGCCAGGGCTGGAACTTGAGCACGCTGGGCCCTGGCGTCACGCTGGGCGAGATGACCTACCTGCGCCCCGACAACCGCACCCGCACCGCCACCGCCGTGGCCGAGACCGAGGTGCTGGTGCTCAAGGTGCGCAACCCCGCGCTGCGCGAGGCGTCGGAAGATCTGCAGTCGCGCTTTGACAAGGCGTTCATCAAGCTGCTGGTAGGGCGGTTGATTGCCACCAACGAGCAGCTGGCTGAGTGGGAGCTGGTGGCGGCGCCGGGGCCTGCCGGTGGCTGA
- a CDS encoding amidohydrolase family protein — MLDLLITQATLPDGRQNMSIAVQDGRILEVTEDLQASAHETVDAAGLLVSPPFVDAHFHMDSTLSYGQPRVNESGTLLEGIALWGELKPTLTHESIVERALRYCDMAVARGLLAIRSHVDTSHPSLLPVQALLDVKQRVAPYLDLQLVAFPQDGVLRAPGGLDNLKRALDMGVDVVGGIPHFERTMAQGAESVKILCELAAERGKRVDMHCDESDDPHSRHVETLAYETQRLGLQGRVTGSHLTSMHSMDNYYVSKLIPLMAEAELGVVANPLINITLQGRHDTYPKRRGMTRVPELMAAGLTVAFGHDCVLDPWYSGGSADMLEAAHMGLHVGQMTSQAGMRQCFDAVTVNPARLLGLEDYGIAPGCHADFVLLHARNPVEAIRLRAVRLGVWRRGKRLASSPAPVAQLQVHGRPGSVDFTSI; from the coding sequence ATGCTCGACCTGCTCATCACCCAAGCCACCCTGCCCGACGGCCGCCAGAACATGTCCATTGCCGTGCAAGACGGGCGCATCCTCGAAGTCACCGAAGACCTGCAAGCCTCTGCGCATGAAACGGTGGATGCCGCTGGCCTGCTGGTCAGCCCGCCTTTTGTGGACGCGCATTTCCACATGGACTCGACCCTGAGCTACGGCCAGCCGCGCGTGAACGAGAGTGGCACGCTGCTCGAAGGCATTGCACTGTGGGGCGAGCTCAAGCCGACGCTGACGCACGAGTCCATCGTGGAGCGCGCCCTGCGGTATTGCGACATGGCCGTGGCGCGCGGACTGCTGGCCATCCGCAGCCATGTGGACACGAGCCACCCCAGCCTGCTGCCCGTGCAGGCGCTGCTGGATGTGAAGCAGCGCGTGGCGCCGTACCTCGACTTGCAACTGGTGGCCTTCCCGCAAGACGGGGTACTGCGCGCGCCGGGCGGGCTCGACAACCTGAAACGCGCTCTGGACATGGGCGTGGACGTGGTGGGCGGCATTCCGCACTTCGAGCGCACCATGGCCCAGGGGGCCGAGAGCGTGAAGATCCTTTGCGAACTGGCGGCCGAGCGAGGCAAGCGCGTGGACATGCACTGCGACGAATCCGACGACCCGCATTCGCGCCACGTGGAAACCCTGGCGTACGAAACCCAGCGCCTGGGCCTGCAAGGCCGCGTGACGGGCTCGCACCTGACCTCCATGCACAGCATGGACAACTACTACGTGAGCAAGCTCATCCCCCTGATGGCCGAGGCCGAACTGGGCGTGGTGGCCAACCCGCTCATCAACATCACGCTGCAAGGCCGCCACGACACCTACCCCAAGCGCCGCGGCATGACCCGCGTGCCCGAGCTGATGGCGGCGGGCCTCACCGTCGCTTTCGGCCACGACTGCGTGCTCGACCCCTGGTACAGCGGCGGCAGCGCCGACATGCTGGAGGCCGCGCACATGGGCCTGCACGTGGGCCAGATGACCAGCCAGGCCGGAATGCGCCAGTGTTTCGATGCGGTGACGGTGAACCCTGCACGCCTGTTGGGGCTGGAGGACTACGGCATCGCGCCCGGCTGCCATGCCGACTTTGTGCTGCTGCACGCGCGCAACCCGGTGGAGGCCATCCGCCTGCGCGCTGTGCGGCTGGGGGTGTGGCGGCGCGGCAAGCGGCTGGCCAGCAGCCCGGCGCCCGTGGCACAGCTGCAGGTGCACGGACGGCCTGGCAGTGTGGATTTCACGTCCATCTAG
- a CDS encoding VOC family protein, with protein MQFGYTILYVEDVPKTIAFYEQAFGFARRFVHEAGDFGELDTGATALAFSSLRLMSELGKNPQRASADAPSFEIAFTTADVAAAVQRAVNAGARLVQAPEQMPWGQTVAYVADINGALVELCTPVAPPAA; from the coding sequence ATGCAATTTGGCTACACGATTCTCTACGTCGAAGACGTTCCAAAAACCATCGCCTTTTACGAACAAGCTTTCGGCTTCGCCCGCCGCTTTGTACACGAGGCTGGCGATTTTGGTGAACTGGACACCGGCGCCACCGCGCTGGCGTTCTCGTCGCTGCGGCTGATGTCCGAGCTTGGCAAGAACCCGCAGCGCGCGTCGGCCGATGCGCCCAGTTTCGAGATCGCGTTCACCACAGCCGACGTGGCCGCCGCTGTGCAGCGCGCGGTGAATGCCGGTGCGCGCCTGGTGCAGGCGCCCGAGCAGATGCCCTGGGGCCAGACCGTGGCCTATGTGGCGGATATCAACGGGGCGCTGGTGGAGCTGTGCACGCCTGTGGCGCCCCCGGCCGCTTGA
- a CDS encoding helix-turn-helix domain-containing protein — MPATPLHRIALPVLPPTVLARWQFNTTDANPTTVLPDGCSDLILHIDARGHSDWHISALADAAVVVPGRAGEQWLGFRLVPGTRIDGPALLRSAQAIWQDWQQAQHRAGRPSSSLAGGGTTAPETLLLEAIDQHTRADPRAQEALRSLAHCRTVGAAAHSLGVSERSLERLTHRTTGQTPRFWRALARVRRAALALGTTQPLAEIAADHGYADQAHFSRDCLRWLGQTPASLRGAPQLLATVAQAGYA; from the coding sequence ATGCCCGCCACGCCGCTTCATCGCATCGCACTACCTGTGCTGCCCCCCACGGTGCTGGCGCGTTGGCAGTTCAACACCACCGACGCAAACCCCACCACGGTGTTGCCCGATGGCTGCAGCGACCTCATCTTGCATATCGATGCGCGCGGCCACTCTGACTGGCATATCTCTGCATTGGCCGATGCTGCAGTGGTCGTGCCGGGGCGTGCGGGCGAACAATGGCTGGGCTTTCGCCTTGTACCGGGCACCCGCATTGACGGGCCCGCCTTGTTGAGGTCTGCACAAGCTATTTGGCAGGATTGGCAGCAAGCCCAGCACCGCGCAGGGCGGCCCTCCTCCAGCTTGGCCGGTGGTGGCACAACGGCGCCGGAAACCTTGTTGCTGGAAGCCATTGACCAGCACACCCGCGCGGACCCGCGTGCGCAAGAAGCGCTCCGCTCGCTGGCGCATTGCCGAACCGTAGGCGCGGCGGCGCACAGCCTGGGAGTCTCAGAGCGCAGCCTGGAGCGCCTGACCCATCGCACCACCGGCCAAACGCCCCGTTTCTGGCGCGCCCTGGCCCGGGTGCGCAGAGCCGCACTGGCCTTGGGCACAACGCAACCGCTGGCCGAGATTGCCGCGGATCACGGCTATGCCGACCAGGCGCACTTCAGCCGCGATTGCCTGCGTTGGCTGGGGCAAACACCTGCGTCATTGCGCGGCGCACCGCAACTGCTGGCCACGGTGGCGCAGGCGGGCTATGCCTGA
- a CDS encoding DnaJ domain-containing protein produces the protein MTADHYAALGLAANASLTDIKKAFRQKASFYHPDRNTASDAAQRFAEVQKAYEVLSDDDARQAYDDNRRRNLLDDPLQTAQEIWQAYSTRILSNPSAL, from the coding sequence ATGACGGCAGACCACTACGCAGCCCTCGGGCTGGCGGCCAACGCGTCGCTGACAGACATCAAGAAGGCCTTTCGCCAGAAAGCCTCGTTCTACCACCCCGACCGCAATACGGCCAGCGACGCCGCGCAGCGCTTTGCCGAGGTGCAAAAGGCCTATGAAGTACTGTCCGACGACGACGCCCGCCAGGCCTATGACGACAACCGCCGCCGCAACCTGCTGGACGACCCGCTGCAGACCGCCCAGGAGATCTGGCAGGCCTACAGCACGCGCATTCTTTCCAATCCTTCTGCCCTGTGA
- a CDS encoding GGDEF domain-containing protein, which yields MHTPTLLIIAALLTGLVTAVLYAVWSFNRNIPGLRLWMLSFLTGSVFGVSLLVRERLHEVVAVVVSQATVSLAAYFCLMASRTYMGRRPFSHVYAVVAIATLVALSVFFTVVQPHQGMRFVFAGLGAGICYLLAAATLAQGGVRRVPARYLFALVAGLHGLFLLLRPALFQLCAAGAPGEAAGAGLVAQLSQFVVLEAIVAVVLLAFGALILANEYITTELRHLAEVDPLTSVFNRRAFLTLLDKAISSAQRTQSALPVMVIDLDHFKKINDTRGHRAGDDVLRHFVMLALRCLRKEDVMGRLGGEEFAIFLPNAGDGGALAVAERLRALVQAQPLLATDACPIPLTVSVGVTLCADGDSADSALQRADEAMYLAKERGRNRVETLAKPAAAHAVHAATES from the coding sequence GTGCACACGCCCACACTTCTCATCATTGCAGCGCTTCTGACGGGGCTTGTCACCGCCGTGCTGTATGCCGTGTGGTCGTTCAACCGGAATATCCCCGGACTGCGCCTTTGGATGCTTTCGTTCCTGACGGGTTCGGTGTTCGGTGTGAGCCTGCTGGTGCGGGAGCGGTTGCACGAGGTGGTGGCGGTGGTGGTGTCCCAGGCCACGGTATCGCTGGCAGCGTACTTTTGCCTGATGGCAAGCCGCACCTACATGGGGCGGCGGCCTTTTTCGCATGTCTACGCGGTGGTGGCCATCGCTACGCTGGTGGCCTTGTCGGTGTTTTTCACGGTGGTGCAGCCCCATCAGGGCATGCGTTTTGTGTTCGCGGGGCTAGGTGCCGGCATCTGCTACCTGCTGGCCGCAGCCACGCTGGCCCAAGGTGGTGTGCGCCGCGTTCCCGCGCGCTATCTGTTTGCCCTGGTGGCCGGGTTGCACGGGTTGTTTCTGTTGCTCCGTCCGGCGCTGTTCCAGCTGTGCGCTGCGGGGGCCCCCGGGGAGGCTGCGGGCGCAGGTCTGGTGGCGCAGCTTTCGCAGTTTGTGGTGCTCGAAGCCATTGTGGCGGTGGTGCTGCTGGCGTTTGGAGCGCTGATTCTGGCCAATGAATACATCACCACCGAGTTGCGGCACCTTGCCGAGGTGGACCCGCTGACCAGCGTTTTCAACCGCCGCGCGTTTCTCACGTTACTCGACAAGGCCATCAGCAGTGCCCAGCGTACGCAGTCTGCGTTGCCCGTGATGGTGATCGACCTCGATCATTTCAAGAAGATCAACGACACGCGGGGCCACCGTGCGGGTGACGATGTGTTGCGCCACTTTGTGATGCTGGCCCTCCGCTGTCTGCGCAAGGAGGACGTGATGGGCCGCCTCGGAGGCGAGGAGTTCGCCATCTTCCTGCCGAATGCGGGCGATGGCGGAGCCCTTGCCGTGGCGGAGCGACTGCGTGCCCTGGTGCAAGCGCAGCCGCTGCTGGCAACGGACGCGTGCCCGATTCCGCTCACGGTGAGCGTGGGTGTCACGCTGTGCGCTGATGGCGACTCCGCAGACTCGGCCCTGCAGCGCGCCGACGAGGCCATGTACCTGGCCAAGGAGCGGGGTCGCAACCGGGTCGAGACGCTGGCCAAGCCCGCCGCCGCGCACGCCGTGCACGCCGCCACTGAGAGCTGA
- a CDS encoding Na/Pi cotransporter family protein: MPSTSPLLLGATLLGGIGLFLLGMTMLTDGLKVAAGRALERILAAWTRTRLHGLFTGVLLTALMQSSTAMTVAAIGFVNAGLLSFTSALWVVFGSNLGSSVTGWLVAAIGFNFKIDAFALPFIGVGMALKLTGEGTRRGALGTSLAGFGVLFLGIDLLKDGFEGLGPQSLPAFGTDGASMALAVLMGLLLTIVLQASSATLALVLTAVAGGMLPVEAGAAMVIGANVGTTLTGILAAIGATSNARRLAAAHVLFNVVTAVVAMVLLSPLLRLIHGLGVWLTGNGDVVTQLVLFHTSFNALGVLLMWPLSGPLVRFLLVRFRSAEEDAARARYLDHNVAAVPELALQALRRELAHLGHCALRLASDSARLNPVTLHWPAPAPQSDARLARQLQTVEQLQSQIGAFVSEVSRQPMPQDVARQLPELLRIATYFDTLARVMHHVGQQAVHTLRPPVPAVTIPWAPAAPATGAHDALLTCVVPVFTAALDFFASDEAGGTWLAEEAHNAFEERYQAAKAALLQAGAGGTVDVAAAVDWLAQLSDLRRAVEQGYKAGQHLAALPALVPEK; encoded by the coding sequence ATGCCATCCACGTCTCCCCTTTTACTTGGCGCCACGCTGCTGGGCGGCATCGGCCTGTTCCTGCTGGGGATGACCATGCTGACCGACGGTCTCAAGGTGGCGGCAGGCCGGGCGCTGGAGCGCATCCTCGCCGCCTGGACGCGCACCCGTCTGCACGGTCTGTTCACGGGCGTTCTGCTCACGGCGCTGATGCAGTCGTCCACGGCCATGACGGTTGCGGCCATCGGTTTTGTCAACGCGGGGCTGCTGTCCTTCACCTCGGCGTTGTGGGTGGTGTTCGGCTCCAACCTGGGTTCGTCCGTCACGGGCTGGCTGGTGGCGGCCATCGGCTTCAATTTCAAGATTGACGCCTTCGCCCTACCCTTCATCGGCGTGGGCATGGCGCTCAAGCTCACGGGCGAGGGTACGCGGCGCGGTGCTTTGGGCACGTCGCTCGCGGGGTTTGGTGTGCTGTTTCTGGGCATCGACCTGCTCAAGGACGGCTTCGAAGGGCTGGGCCCGCAGTCGCTGCCGGCCTTCGGCACCGACGGGGCCAGCATGGCGCTGGCCGTGCTGATGGGTCTGCTGCTCACCATCGTGCTGCAGGCCTCGTCGGCCACCCTCGCGCTGGTGCTCACCGCCGTGGCGGGCGGCATGCTGCCCGTGGAGGCGGGCGCGGCCATGGTGATTGGCGCCAACGTGGGCACCACGCTCACCGGCATCCTGGCCGCCATCGGCGCCACGTCCAATGCGCGGCGGCTGGCGGCGGCGCATGTGCTGTTCAACGTGGTCACCGCCGTGGTCGCGATGGTGCTGCTGTCACCGCTGCTGCGGTTGATCCATGGGCTGGGGGTCTGGCTGACCGGCAACGGCGATGTGGTGACGCAGCTTGTGCTGTTTCACACCAGCTTCAACGCGCTGGGCGTGCTGCTGATGTGGCCGCTGTCGGGGCCGCTGGTGCGCTTTCTGCTGGTGCGTTTCCGCTCGGCCGAGGAAGATGCCGCCCGCGCCCGCTACCTGGACCACAACGTGGCCGCCGTGCCCGAGCTGGCCCTGCAGGCCCTGCGCCGCGAGCTGGCCCACCTGGGCCACTGTGCGCTGCGGCTGGCGTCCGACTCCGCGCGGCTGAACCCGGTGACCCTGCACTGGCCCGCACCCGCGCCGCAGTCCGACGCGCGGCTGGCGCGCCAGCTGCAGACGGTGGAGCAGCTGCAAAGCCAGATAGGCGCTTTCGTGAGCGAGGTGAGCCGCCAGCCCATGCCGCAGGACGTGGCACGGCAGCTGCCCGAGCTGCTGCGCATTGCCACCTATTTCGACACGCTGGCGCGCGTGATGCACCACGTGGGCCAGCAGGCCGTGCACACGCTGCGCCCGCCCGTGCCCGCCGTGACCATCCCTTGGGCCCCCGCCGCGCCTGCCACGGGGGCACACGACGCACTGCTGACCTGCGTGGTCCCGGTGTTTACGGCGGCGCTGGATTTCTTTGCTTCAGACGAAGCGGGCGGTACCTGGCTGGCGGAGGAGGCCCACAACGCCTTCGAGGAGCGTTACCAGGCCGCCAAAGCCGCGCTGCTGCAGGCAGGCGCGGGCGGCACGGTGGACGTGGCCGCGGCGGTGGACTGGCTGGCCCAGCTCAGCGACCTGCGCCGCGCCGTGGAGCAGGGCTACAAGGCCGGCCAGCACCTGGCGGCGCTGCCAGCGCTGGTACCTGAAAAGTGA
- a CDS encoding YebC/PmpR family DNA-binding transcriptional regulator, translated as MGAQWKAKGKAQVADAKGKLFGKLVKEITVAARGGADPASNARLRLVVEQARKASMPKDTLERAIKKGSGTGADAVNYERVIYEGFAPHQVAVMVECLTDNVKRTAPEMRVLFRKGQLGTSGSVAWDFDHVGMIEAEPAVAGADPEEAAIEAGAQDCEPGDEAGTTTFWTDPAELDLVSRALPAHGFTVLSAKLGYKPKNPVNPANLTAEQLEEVENFLAAIDSNDDVQNVFVSLGG; from the coding sequence ATGGGCGCGCAGTGGAAAGCAAAAGGCAAGGCACAGGTGGCCGACGCCAAGGGCAAGCTGTTTGGCAAGCTGGTCAAGGAAATCACCGTGGCCGCGCGTGGCGGTGCCGACCCGGCCAGCAATGCACGCCTGCGCCTGGTGGTGGAGCAGGCCCGCAAGGCGTCGATGCCCAAGGACACACTGGAGCGCGCCATCAAGAAGGGCTCCGGCACCGGGGCCGATGCCGTCAACTACGAGCGAGTGATCTATGAAGGCTTTGCGCCGCACCAGGTGGCGGTGATGGTCGAATGCCTGACCGACAACGTCAAGCGCACGGCGCCCGAAATGCGCGTGCTGTTCCGCAAGGGCCAGCTGGGCACGTCGGGCTCGGTGGCCTGGGATTTTGACCATGTCGGCATGATCGAAGCCGAGCCTGCCGTGGCAGGTGCCGACCCCGAAGAGGCCGCGATCGAAGCCGGTGCGCAGGACTGCGAACCCGGCGATGAAGCCGGCACCACCACCTTCTGGACCGACCCGGCTGAGCTGGACCTGGTAAGCCGCGCGCTGCCCGCCCATGGCTTCACCGTGCTGTCGGCCAAGCTGGGCTACAAGCCCAAGAACCCGGTGAACCCCGCCAACCTGACGGCCGAGCAGCTGGAGGAGGTCGAGAACTTCCTGGCCGCCATCGATTCGAACGACGACGTGCAGAACGTGTTTGTGAGCCTGGGTGGCTGA
- a CDS encoding cystathionine gamma-synthase family protein, with protein MTTPQNHSFTTQIVHADRLGGAEQGAIHKPIHTSVQYGYEKVEDLIAVFQGTAKGGFNYARQGTPTTAALEAKITQMERGHGSIVFSTGMAGICAVFLTLLKAGDHLVASQFVFGNTNSVFGTLADLGIEVTTVDVTDAANVAAALRPNTRMVFVETIANPGTQIPDLEGIGALCQQRGVLYVVDNTVASPYLFRAATVGAGLVVNSLTKSIGGQGDALGGAITDTGLFDWSGYPNIFAAYRKGDAKSWGLQQIRKKGLRDMGGTLSSHAAHQLALGAETLALRMDRTSATALALAQWLQKHPAVSRVLYPMLPSHPQHAYARKHLKAGSWLLSFELRNPDQCLAVCNRLQLPIKATGLADTRTLIIPVAHTIFWEAGPAVRAAMGMGDGMIRVSVGLEEVEDLLADFEQALG; from the coding sequence ATGACGACACCGCAGAACCACAGTTTCACCACCCAGATCGTGCACGCCGACCGCCTGGGCGGCGCCGAGCAGGGGGCCATCCACAAGCCCATCCACACCTCGGTGCAGTACGGCTACGAGAAGGTCGAGGACCTGATCGCCGTGTTCCAGGGCACGGCCAAGGGCGGCTTCAACTACGCACGCCAGGGCACGCCCACCACGGCGGCGCTGGAGGCCAAGATCACGCAGATGGAGCGCGGGCATGGCTCCATCGTCTTCTCCACCGGCATGGCGGGTATTTGCGCGGTGTTCCTCACGCTGCTCAAGGCGGGCGACCATCTGGTGGCCAGCCAGTTCGTGTTTGGCAACACCAACAGCGTGTTCGGCACGCTGGCCGACCTGGGCATTGAAGTGACTACGGTGGACGTGACCGACGCCGCCAACGTGGCCGCCGCGCTGCGCCCCAACACCCGCATGGTGTTTGTGGAGACCATTGCCAACCCCGGCACGCAGATCCCCGACCTGGAAGGCATTGGCGCACTGTGCCAGCAACGTGGCGTGCTGTACGTGGTGGACAACACCGTGGCTTCGCCCTACCTGTTCCGCGCGGCCACGGTGGGTGCGGGCCTGGTGGTCAACTCGCTCACCAAGAGCATTGGCGGGCAGGGCGATGCACTGGGCGGCGCCATCACCGACACGGGTCTGTTCGACTGGTCGGGCTACCCCAACATCTTTGCGGCCTACCGCAAGGGTGATGCCAAGAGCTGGGGCCTGCAGCAGATACGAAAGAAGGGCCTGCGCGACATGGGCGGCACGCTGTCGTCGCACGCAGCCCACCAGCTGGCCTTGGGCGCGGAGACGTTGGCGCTGCGCATGGACCGCACCAGTGCCACCGCCCTGGCGCTGGCCCAGTGGCTTCAGAAGCACCCGGCCGTCTCGCGCGTGCTGTACCCCATGCTGCCCTCGCACCCGCAGCACGCGTATGCGCGCAAGCACCTCAAGGCGGGCTCGTGGCTGCTGTCGTTCGAGCTGCGCAACCCCGACCAGTGCCTGGCCGTTTGCAATCGCCTGCAGCTGCCCATCAAGGCCACGGGGTTGGCCGACACGCGCACGCTGATCATCCCGGTGGCGCACACCATTTTCTGGGAGGCCGGCCCTGCCGTGCGCGCTGCCATGGGCATGGGCGACGGCATGATCCGCGTGTCCGTGGGCCTGGAAGAGGTGGAAGACCTGCTGGCCGACTTTGAGCAGGCGCTGGGCTGA
- a CDS encoding nucleoside recognition domain-containing protein has protein sequence MLNTLWLGFFITAAVAALAQWLVGGNADIFSAMVQALFQMAKLSVEVMVLLFGTLTLWLGFLRIAEKAGLVDALARWLAPLFAALMPGVPRGHPSLGLITLNFAANALGLDNAATPIGLKAMKALQELNPEPDTATNAQILFLVLNASSLTLLPVTIFMYRMQQGAPDPTLVFLPILLATSASTLVGLLSVAVVQRLPLWSPVVLAYLLPVALGLAGFMALLTTLSTAALASLSSLLGNLTLFALIVLFVALGAWRKVPVYEAFIDGAREGFDVAKGLLPYLVAMLCAVGVFRASGALGYVLDGIRWCVTTLGADARFVDALPTALVKPFSGSAARAMLIETMQTQGVDSFAALAAATVQGSTETTFYVLAVYFGAVGIHRARHAVGCALLAELAGVIAAIMVCYRFFG, from the coding sequence ATGCTCAACACCCTGTGGCTCGGTTTCTTCATTACAGCGGCGGTGGCCGCGTTAGCCCAGTGGCTGGTGGGTGGCAATGCCGACATCTTTTCGGCCATGGTGCAGGCGCTGTTCCAGATGGCCAAGCTCTCGGTCGAGGTGATGGTGCTGCTGTTTGGCACGCTCACGCTGTGGCTGGGTTTCTTGCGCATTGCCGAGAAGGCGGGCCTGGTGGACGCACTGGCGCGCTGGCTGGCGCCGCTGTTTGCCGCGCTCATGCCCGGCGTGCCGCGCGGCCACCCTTCGCTGGGGCTGATCACGCTGAACTTTGCCGCCAACGCCCTCGGGCTGGACAACGCTGCCACGCCCATCGGCCTGAAGGCCATGAAGGCGCTGCAAGAGCTGAACCCCGAGCCCGACACCGCCACCAACGCGCAGATCCTGTTCCTGGTGCTCAACGCATCCTCGCTCACGCTGCTGCCGGTCACCATCTTCATGTACCGCATGCAGCAGGGTGCGCCTGATCCGACGCTGGTCTTTCTGCCTATCCTGCTGGCCACGTCCGCATCCACCCTGGTGGGGCTGCTGAGCGTGGCCGTGGTGCAGCGCCTGCCGCTGTGGAGCCCCGTGGTGCTGGCCTACCTGCTGCCCGTGGCGCTGGGCCTGGCGGGCTTCATGGCGTTGCTCACCACGCTCAGCACCGCCGCACTCGCATCCCTGTCCTCTCTGCTGGGCAACCTCACCCTGTTCGCGCTGATCGTGCTGTTTGTGGCGCTGGGCGCATGGCGCAAGGTGCCGGTGTACGAGGCCTTCATCGACGGCGCCCGCGAAGGCTTTGACGTGGCCAAGGGCCTGCTGCCCTACCTGGTGGCCATGCTGTGCGCGGTGGGCGTGTTCCGCGCCTCGGGGGCGCTGGGGTATGTGCTCGATGGCATCCGCTGGTGCGTGACCACGCTGGGCGCCGACGCAAGGTTTGTGGACGCACTGCCCACCGCCTTGGTCAAGCCGTTTTCAGGCAGCGCGGCGCGCGCCATGCTCATCGAAACCATGCAGACCCAGGGCGTGGACAGCTTCGCCGCCCTGGCCGCCGCCACCGTGCAGGGCAGCACGGAAACCACCTTTTATGTGCTGGCCGTGTACTTTGGTGCCGTGGGCATTCACCGCGCCAGGCACGCCGTGGGCTGCGCGCTCCTCGCCGAATTGGCGGGCGTGATCGCCGCCATCATGGTGTGCTACCGGTTTTTTGGATGA